GGATAAAACTCATGTCGAGGTTGAAGGAATCCGGCTGAAGACCCTGGTAGATCTTCGCCTCCATCGTACCCGGAGCAAGTTCGTTCCAGGCCGGACGAACACCGGCAACACCCAGATTGACGCGTGCGATCTCGACTCCATTCAGGTAGGCCACAAATCCATCATCGTAATCCATCTGAAACACGATGCGTGCGATGTCGGAAGTGTCCGGCACATTGAATGTCTTCCGCATCATGACGGAGCGCGTACCGGACGCAACCGATGTTTGATCGTCGCCGTCGCCGTAGCCGATTCCACCCTGGCCCTGAGACCAGGCACTTTCGTTGAAGCCGAGATTACGCCAGTTGGTATCGATTGAATTGGACCCTACCGCGTAACGCCATTGCGTGCTGGCATTCACAGCCGTTTCCCAATGATCAACGAGTTCGGTTTTGTTGCGATCGGAAGCGAAGATCACCATGCGACCGTGCGCGGGGATCGTCGTGCTCGGGAAAATGAACTTGTCCAACTGGGTTGGATCATCGCTCAAGCCATAACCATTCAGGTTGACCGACGAATTATTCTTATTGTAAAGTTCGATCCAATCGTCCTTGTCACCATCGTCATTCGTCAGACCGGTGCTGTTGGAAGGACAGATTTCATTGATAACCACCTGTGCTTCAGCAAAAGCCGGAACGGACAGGGCAATAATCAAGAGAACACGAAGAGCCTTTTCGCGTAGAGTCAAGCGCATGTGAGGGGTTGAGAGAGGTGTGTTTCTATGGATGCAAAGTGGCAAATGAGAATCTTCATCTCAGTCACAAAATTAAACGGAAATGACCTCCTTTTTAAGCTTTTTTGACGAATGATTACAAAGACTGGGTGGAAAAAGGGCTCCTGACGGACAATGTCATGTCATCTCCTCCAAATTCATTAAAAATTCGCAAAAAATGGGGACCTTTAAAGGAGATTAAAATTATCAACAACATGTCCAGCAACCGTCGTGAATTCCTGAAAACCGCGTCCATGGCGGCTTTCGCTAGCCTTGGCACCAGTATGATCATGGGTAATTCAACCGCCCGGGCAGCGGAAAACCTGGTTCCGCACACCCCGGAATTTACCCTGCCGCCACTCCCCTATGCTTACGATGCCCTCGAACCGCACATCGATAAAATGACCATGGAAATTCATCATACGAAGCATCATCAGGCTTATGTGACGAATTTGAACAAGGCGCTTTCGGAAACAACACTGCACGCGGATAGTCTAGAAGAGATCCTCTCCAAGGTTTCGGGTTTGTCTCCAGCGATTCGTAACAATGGCGGCGGACATTGGAATCATTCCTTCTTTTGGAAATTGATGAAACCCAATGGCGGCGGCGCTCCTGCGGGTAAAGTCGCGGAAGCGATCAACCAGGCATTCGGTAGCTTCGCCGACTTTCAAAAACAATTCAACGAAGCGGCGATGAAACGCTTCGGCAGCGGCTGGGCCTGGCTGCTTGTGAATGGGGATGGAAAACTACAGATCGCTTCCACACCCAATCAGGATAACCCGCTCATGGACGTATCCGATACGAAAGGAAAACCCGTATTGGGCATCGATGTTTGGGAACACGCTTATTACCTGAAATACCAGAACAAGCGAGCCGACTATGTCGGTGCCTGGTGGAACCTGATCAACTGGGATCAGGTTGCGGCGAATCTGGGATGATTATGGCCTAACGGCAAAGAGGAACAACAAGGCATTGTTCTCCACCAGACTGTAATCCGAAGCTTCGACAATATTGTCTCCGGTCAGGTCTTCCGGCACATATCCGTACAGGAATGTTGTAACCGCATTCTCGATCCCGGAATAGTCGGTGGATTCGATCAAACCATCCTGATTCACGTCACCGCTCCAAATGCCGTAGCGACCGTCTTTCAAATCGGAAAGGTTGCTTCCGTAGGCTGTTGCAGCACCAGTAGAGAAGTCGTAGGTGATGGGAGAAACATTGCACAAGACGGGCGACGCGCTCCAGGTTTCCAGCGTGTTCCGTTGTTTCACCACGAAGTAGTACGAGTTACCCAGTATGGCCGAGGGAAACACGAAGCTCGCGTTCCCGGCGGTAGATACCGTTCCGATAGCGGTATGCAGGATAGTGTAAGGAGGCGAGGCGGATGCAAGCTCCGCCGTCACCGTATCGGTTACCGACGGTGACAACACCCCGATCATTTGACCGCCGCCCAGATAGAATCCTTCGATGTATAACTTAAGATTCAGTGTTAATCCGCTACCGTAGTTGAAACTACCGGCAGCATGGACAGCTCCGCAGGCACTGGTTAACACGGTTACCGGGCCGGTGGTAGCTGCCGGCGCGATGGCCGTGATCTGGTTCGGGCTGTTAACCGTATAACTTGTCGCCGGTGTTCCGTTGAACAATACGGACGTCACATTTACAAATCCGGTTCCGGTGATGACGACGCTGGTGCCCGAACCCCCGCTTGTTGGCGCAAAGCCACTGATCGAATGCAATGCCGAAATGTTTGCCGTCAGCACATTCGAGTTCACCATCGCTGTCGGATTGGCCATGGCAATGACCATGTTCGGCCTTCGGGTGGAAGTTGCGCCGGTTGCCTGCGTACACGCGCCCGCCCCTCCTGCCCCATCGGCCTGATAGTAGGCGCTCGCATTGAAGCCCGGAGAACTATAGCGGGTGGCGTAGGCGGCATTACCGACTACCTGATTGGAAAAGCAAATGTCCACAACAAGGTTGGAGGTTCCGTTCCAGGTAAAAGGCGTGTTGAATACATGCGTATTCGTGGCGCTTAAGGTCGGGGTGTAATTCACCGGACCATAAACCGTGGTGAAGGTTGGAGCTAGGAAGGTAGCAGATGCTGCGGTAGCGGTCGTTGTGCCGATCTTGATCGTATACCCGTTCAAGGTTGCCGGATCACCCAGTGTTGTACCGGTTGTGAATCCGATCGATGCCATATTGCCGGCCGAAAGGCCCAGCGCAGTCAATTCGCTCGCCCGGATAAGGTACTGCTGTCGGCCGTTACCGTAGTAGGTTGGGTACGCCGCACCCAGGCTGCTGGTTGATGCGTTGGTCGTTGTGGCGGTACCGAGATTCTTATAGGTCAGGACGGGACAAGTGGGTGTCGCGGTAACCGTACAGCTCACCGTCTGCCCATTCCCAAGTCCGGCACTGGAGAAGGTCGAGGCGCTGGCGCCCGCATTCGCTCCGTCAACTTTCCACTGATAAAATGTAGGCGTGCCGCCGGTTACGGTGGCCGTGTAGGTAAGTGTAGCGCCCGCACAGGCCGGGGCGGTTCCGCCGGTTTGTGCGATCGTCACTACCGGATCGCCTACTGCCTGCACAGCGACAGTGAGGGTATTCGAGTTCGCCGTCGGAGTCGTTACGCAGAGTGCGTTCGAGGTCATGATGCAACTCACTGTTTGCCCGTTGGTCAGCGAACTCGAACTATAACTGCCGCTGTTCGTTCCGACATTGGAACCATTCACCTGCCATTGGTAGGATGGCGTAGTACCTCCATTGACCGGCGTTGCCGTGAAAGTCGCCGAAGAACCGGCGCAGATCGGATTCGTGCCGGCCGTTTGCGCAATTGTAACCGACGGAGTTGACACGCTATTAACGGTCATGGTGATCGCATTCGAAGTAGCGGGGTTGCCGGTGACACCGGCTTGGTTAGAGGTCATGACACAGGTCACCACATCACCGTTGACCAGACTACTGGTGGAATACGTGGTACTGTTGGTGCCAACGTTCGTGCCATTTACTTTCCACTGATAAACCGGGGCGCTGCCTCCATTCGTCGGGGTGGCCGTGAAAGTCGCCGACGCTCCCGGACACATCGGATTAGAGCCACTTGTCTGTGCAATGAATACAGCAGCGGCATTCGAACAGTTTGGCAATTGGAACGAGTAGATGTGCGTTCGAGCAGCCGATCCGCCGGTAGTTCCGCCCATGTATTCACCGGTATACCAAAAGGTGATCCCATCCGGGTCCATCGATAACTGAGCATAATCACCCACACGATTGACCCCGGTTTGAGATCCGGTGCCCGCGATGACCAGCGATTCGGTGATCGGAAGGGTTCCCAGCGGATCACAGGAGCGACGTCCGGTATAATAAAGTCCGGGATATATTCCGGCCGAAGCGTCGGTTTTGATATAACCCATGCCGATGGATCCGTTATCGTCCATCGCGATACTGCCCATCCAACGAGTGGCGGCGTCAGGAAGGTAAATTCCTTCCTGATACATGGACCAACTCCCGGTAGATTGGTCCTGCCGTAATTCACACCACTTGATACTTCGCTGCGTCGCACTGATGTTGACCGCCCAATTGAGAACGATGGTATTGTAACCGCTCCAGGACTTCCATTGCGCCCGGTACATGCAAACGCCGCCGATGCCATCCAGCTTTTGTGTGGTTCCGGGTTGCGATACGTCATTCCAACTGGAATTGTACGAGGCGTCGAAGGTGGCGGTCGCCACATTCGCCGCCAGCGTGATCGTGGCAGTCGGTGTGGTGGGAACCCAGTCAACAGACATCTGATAAATGTTCACGGCATCGGAAAAACCAGCGCCCCAACCGTTGTCGGAGTACGAGAAGATCGGGCAGGGTGCGCCAACCGTAGGAAGTGTACCATCTGCGGCGTCACCGGGCAGCGGACAAAAGAAACCGGAACCTTGTGGCGGAGAGAAGCTCTGATAGACCGCACGGGAAGCCGCGTTACCGGCCAACATGGCGGTCCGTTCAAAGGCGAATACCTTTTGTGCCTGGTTGGACGTCATGTAATATCCGTCCGCCCAGACACCGAACTTCAGATAGTCCGGAAATGCCGGTGAAACGAACGTATACGTGTAGTAGGTTCCGGTGGGGTCGCCGGTCGTGGAAATCGCGATGTAGATCTTCCTGTCCGAACTCGTGCCGAACTGCGCCAGAAACCAACGGTCTGCGGCTTTGTCGTAGAGGACGATCGGATCGCCGGCGTTTCCTGTCGCCGGCGACCAAAGATTTCCCAGCGTTGCTGTTAAAATGACGCTACCGGTAGTTTTATTGTAAACCTTAAAGGTGGTCGAGTTGATCATCTGCACATAGTGCGATGGTCCGGCCGCACCGGAAGGATCGTAGGGACGAAAGCCCGTAGCCGTTTGTCCAGGCCAGCTGGTCAGCGGTGCGCGCGTGCCTACCGTACCCATTTTGGTTTGGATGGTAGCGGGGTCGTTCCCGTACTCAGGACCATCCGCCGCGGTGAACTTGAATCGCTGCGGTTTTCTGTTCTCGCGATCTTCCGATTCCTCTTTTTCGTAGGGCTTACTTTCATCGACCGGAAACTCCTTCGCGATTTCGCTTAGTGGGCGACTGATCGCAAATTCACTACAGGTTATGGATCCGGTTGGTGGAATGTTTTTGTTGCGTTGTGCCAGCAGGGATAGGCTGAATAACAATGCAGGAATCAGAACGATGATTCTTTTCATGGTGATGGTGATAACGGGCGCAGTCCGTTGCGACGAATGGATGACTACACGCGGTATGCGCGCAGTCCTATGGAGAAACTGAGAATAAGAATGCCGGTCGGTTCTGCTCAGGAATCGGACAGGCAGGTCGCAGAGAGTGACAAAAATAACCCGAATATGCAGGCGATGCAATGACCCGGCACCTTCTTATGTGTGATATACCGGACAGTGCGGGCGTTTCTGGCGCGAGAATACCGGATATTTTGGTTGGATCATGAGCCCCTCGATATTTCTTCCGGATCAACCGCGCAGGAGGATCCGTACCGATTATCCGCAATTCGGCGATAAATCGCGACTCCAAGGTGAGAAAAGCCGGGAATCATGAGTAACCAACCTAAAGGGGCCAACCAGATCATGGCACGCAAAGCCGACTGGTAAACGGCTATCCCTCGTTTGATGCGTCCCTTGTCATCAATGCCATGGATATCATAGAGTAAATCCTGCGCCGGAATGTGGAGCAATGGCCCGGCTTTCCCGAGCTGTGCACTTACCGGCAGAAAACGAAGGCGATGAAAGATGTCCAAACGGCGAGCAATACGCATCGCGCGCTTGCAAAACGAACAACCATCATCGTAATAGACGTCCATCGAATTCCGGGAGTCGCTGTCGGAGAAATGACGCGACTCTTTTCCTAACTATAACAACCTGCCGGGAGTCGGATTGTTTCACCCGACTGTGGATCGCCCGTTTATTTCGACTGGTTCACCAGTTGCAGAGCTGTCAGGAACAAGGTGATCGTTCCGAACACCACCGGGAAGACGCGGTAGTAGTTCTCACCCTGGAAGCGGCGTTTCTTATTGGGCTGCACATAGACTATGTCGTTCGAATGCAGCACGAAATACGGTGAAGAAAACAGTTCTCGTGAATACAGGTCTACATAATTATAGGTCTTGTATCCTGCGCTGTCGCGGATCACCAGCACTTGATCCCGGACACTAAACACGGTCAGGTCGCCGGCCATGGCCAGGGCTTCGGGCAGGGTGACACGTTCGTTCTGCACATTGAACATTCCCGGATGGGTTACTTCGCCGATCACCGTCACCCGAAAGTTGCGCAGGCTTAGTTTGACCGACGGGCTGACCAGGTACTTCTCCAGCCGGTGCCGGATGGTGTCGCGCGCCGCATCCGTATGTAAACCGGCAACCCGTAAAGAGCCGATGAAGGGTATTTGTATCTCGCCTTTCGAATCGACCAGGTAGCCGCTGACCATGGACGCCTGGTTGTCGGGTTGCTCGGAATAGTTGAAGTACTTACTCGCCTCCGGACTGGTACTGGTGACGAAAATGTCGAGAATGTCGTTAGGTCCGATAATCGGCCGGTAGGTGGTGTCAAGCGCTTTGAGCGTCGTATCCTGCTCGGTCGGCTGGAACATCAGGATATTCCGGTACGGCGTGCAGGAGGAGAAGATCGAAATCAGTACGACCAGCGGAACGAAGAGCCGCGACAGCTTTTTCATGGACATAGCGCGCCCGTAGCATAGGGCAATGGGTGTTTACTTCCAGCCCAAAAAAAAGTTTCGCGCCAGCTCAAAAAATACGGTTCACTTGGACTGATTCTCAACACTTACGTTATTTTCAGGAGTGCGACAAAACAGAAACAGGGCGGGTGGATAATCAAACACTGCTCACTCACACTGTTTCTTACACTTACACTATTTTCAGAAGTGTGAGTGTGAGAAACAGTGTGGGTGGACAGTAAAACACTGCTCACTCACGCTGTTTCTTACACTTACACTATTTTCAGAAGTGTGAGTGTAAGAAACAGTGTGAGTGAGCAGTCAAATGCAAATCACCCACCCTTATTCCGCTGCTTCTCATTCAGCGTGTCGATCATTTTGTATAACATCTTTGAGACCTCGACCAGCAGCATATCAAGGTCGGGGAAGTGTTTGGCGGTGGAGATGGCTACCAGGTCGAGCACTGCAGAACATTCAAAAGCCGATCCTCTGGAAATCACCAAAAAGTTCCTCCTGTCTGCCGCGCTGAAACGACTACTTCCCTCCGCGATATTGAGTACGATGCTCATCATGGCGCGTCGAAGCTGGTTCTTCAGGTCCTTATCAAGTCCGTCGATCGTCAGTACGCGGGTTGTTAGTTGGGTATACACCTCCAGTGCTTTTCGATAAACGATCAGTCCTTTGAAATCCATACCGCAAAACTATCCCAAGCTCCAGCCGGTATACAAACAATATATGCGGGATTGTAGGTTATAATTCCACTGTTCACTCGCACTGTTTCTTACACTTACACTATTTTCAGAAGTACAATAAA
This genomic stretch from Bacteroidota bacterium harbors:
- a CDS encoding superoxide dismutase is translated as MGNSTARAAENLVPHTPEFTLPPLPYAYDALEPHIDKMTMEIHHTKHHQAYVTNLNKALSETTLHADSLEEILSKVSGLSPAIRNNGGGHWNHSFFWKLMKPNGGGAPAGKVAEAINQAFGSFADFQKQFNEAAMKRFGSGWAWLLVNGDGKLQIASTPNQDNPLMDVSDTKGKPVLGIDVWEHAYYLKYQNKRADYVGAWWNLINWDQVAANLG
- a CDS encoding four helix bundle protein; amino-acid sequence: MDFKGLIVYRKALEVYTQLTTRVLTIDGLDKDLKNQLRRAMMSIVLNIAEGSSRFSAADRRNFLVISRGSAFECSAVLDLVAISTAKHFPDLDMLLVEVSKMLYKMIDTLNEKQRNKGG
- a CDS encoding DUF393 domain-containing protein, with protein sequence MDVYYDDGCSFCKRAMRIARRLDIFHRLRFLPVSAQLGKAGPLLHIPAQDLLYDIHGIDDKGRIKRGIAVYQSALRAMIWLAPLGWLLMIPGFSHLGVAIYRRIADNRYGSSCAVDPEEISRGS
- a CDS encoding IPT/TIG domain-containing protein, which translates into the protein MKRIIVLIPALLFSLSLLAQRNKNIPPTGSITCSEFAISRPLSEIAKEFPVDESKPYEKEESEDRENRKPQRFKFTAADGPEYGNDPATIQTKMGTVGTRAPLTSWPGQTATGFRPYDPSGAAGPSHYVQMINSTTFKVYNKTTGSVILTATLGNLWSPATGNAGDPIVLYDKAADRWFLAQFGTSSDRKIYIAISTTGDPTGTYYTYTFVSPAFPDYLKFGVWADGYYMTSNQAQKVFAFERTAMLAGNAASRAVYQSFSPPQGSGFFCPLPGDAADGTLPTVGAPCPIFSYSDNGWGAGFSDAVNIYQMSVDWVPTTPTATITLAANVATATFDASYNSSWNDVSQPGTTQKLDGIGGVCMYRAQWKSWSGYNTIVLNWAVNISATQRSIKWCELRQDQSTGSWSMYQEGIYLPDAATRWMGSIAMDDNGSIGMGYIKTDASAGIYPGLYYTGRRSCDPLGTLPITESLVIAGTGSQTGVNRVGDYAQLSMDPDGITFWYTGEYMGGTTGGSAARTHIYSFQLPNCSNAAAVFIAQTSGSNPMCPGASATFTATPTNGGSAPVYQWKVNGTNVGTNSTTYSTSSLVNGDVVTCVMTSNQAGVTGNPATSNAITMTVNSVSTPSVTIAQTAGTNPICAGSSATFTATPVNGGTTPSYQWQVNGSNVGTNSGSYSSSSLTNGQTVSCIMTSNALCVTTPTANSNTLTVAVQAVGDPVVTIAQTGGTAPACAGATLTYTATVTGGTPTFYQWKVDGANAGASASTFSSAGLGNGQTVSCTVTATPTCPVLTYKNLGTATTTNASTSSLGAAYPTYYGNGRQQYLIRASELTALGLSAGNMASIGFTTGTTLGDPATLNGYTIKIGTTTATAASATFLAPTFTTVYGPVNYTPTLSATNTHVFNTPFTWNGTSNLVVDICFSNQVVGNAAYATRYSSPGFNASAYYQADGAGGAGACTQATGATSTRRPNMVIAMANPTAMVNSNVLTANISALHSISGFAPTSGGSGTSVVITGTGFVNVTSVLFNGTPATSYTVNSPNQITAIAPAATTGPVTVLTSACGAVHAAGSFNYGSGLTLNLKLYIEGFYLGGGQMIGVLSPSVTDTVTAELASASPPYTILHTAIGTVSTAGNASFVFPSAILGNSYYFVVKQRNTLETWSASPVLCNVSPITYDFSTGAATAYGSNLSDLKDGRYGIWSGDVNQDGLIESTDYSGIENAVTTFLYGYVPEDLTGDNIVEASDYSLVENNALLFLFAVRP
- a CDS encoding polysaccharide biosynthesis/export family protein, which encodes MKKLSRLFVPLVVLISIFSSCTPYRNILMFQPTEQDTTLKALDTTYRPIIGPNDILDIFVTSTSPEASKYFNYSEQPDNQASMVSGYLVDSKGEIQIPFIGSLRVAGLHTDAARDTIRHRLEKYLVSPSVKLSLRNFRVTVIGEVTHPGMFNVQNERVTLPEALAMAGDLTVFSVRDQVLVIRDSAGYKTYNYVDLYSRELFSSPYFVLHSNDIVYVQPNKKRRFQGENYYRVFPVVFGTITLFLTALQLVNQSK